In Microbacterium enclense, the DNA window CTCGACTTCTACACGCCGCTGCTGAACGGCATCGAGGCCGGCGCCGAAGAGCTGGGAAGCGATCTGCTGCTGTTCACCAGCACCCCGGTGGTCGACGGCCGGCGCCGTCTCTTCCACGAGCGCAATCGCCTTCGCCTCGCCGACGGCGTTCTGCTGCTCGGTGTCGAGATGGATCCGAACGAGCTCGCGCGTCTGGTCATCGAGGGCTTCCGCGTGGTCGCCGTCGGTCGCCGCGACACTCCGGCGATCCCGTACGTCGGTATCGACTACACCGCGGCGACCGCCGAGGTGGTCGGCCGGGCGCTCGCGATGGGGCACCGCCGCGTCCTGTACCTGCGCCTCGACAGCGACGGCGAATCGGTGCGTGATCGCTATCAGGGAGTCCTCGACGCCGCCGCTGGTGCCGACGTCGTCCTCGCGGATCGCCTCAGCGACGGCTCCGACCTCGCGGCGGACTGGCGCGAGATCACGACGTTCGAGCCGACCCTCGTGATCGCGGAGTCGCCCGAGGTGGCGCAGAGCCTGCATGATCGCGCGCTGCACGAGGGCTACGAGGTCCCGCGCGACCTGAGCATCATCGCTCTCGGATCCTCGCCGCGCGTGAGCCCCGACGACGTCAGCTTCACGCGGTTGAACCCCCCGCGCACCGAGCTCGGGCAGCGCGCGGTCCACCTTCTCGCGCGTCTGCTCTCGGACGACGACTACCCGTCGGCCGACGAACTGCGAACCCTTCTCCCATGTCCCATCATCGACGGCGCCACGCTGAGCGCGCCCGCCCAGGAGGCTCGCCCATGAGCGAACTGCACACCGAAGTCCTCGTCGTCGGCGGGGGGATGGGCGGCGTCGCGGCGGCGCTCGCGGCGGCGCGACACGGACGCCAGGTCGTCCTCACCGAAGAGTACGAATGGCTCGGCGGGCAGCTGACGAGTCAGGCCGTCCCCCCGGACGAGCACACCTGGATCGAGCAGTTCGGCGCCACCGCGAGCTACCGGGAGCTCCGCGACGGCATCCGCAACCATTATCGCCAGTGGTACCCGCTCACGGCCGCCGCGCGGAAGGAGGTCGCGCTCAACCCGGGCGCCGGTCTCGTGAGCCGCATCTGCGCCGAGCCCCGGGCCGGCGTCGCGGTGATCGAGGGGCTGCTCGCCCCCCACGTGTCCGCGGGGCGTCTCCGCATCCTGCGGGGGGTTCGGCCGACGGCGGCGTCCCGGCAGGGCGACCGGATCGACGCGGTCGAGGTGACGGCGGAGGACGGGACGCGGACCCGCATCACGGCGGACTACGTTCTGGATGCCACCGAGCTCGGCGATCTCCTCCCTCTCGCCGAGGTGGAACACGTCACCGGATTCGAATCCCGCGCGCAGACCGGCGAGCCCAGCGCGCCGGAGGAAGCCCAGCCGGAGAACCAGCAGGCCTTCAGCTGGTGCTTCATCATCGACCACGTCGAGGGCGACCACACCATCGACAAACCGGACGACTACGACGACTGGCGAGCGCGCCAGCCGGAGTTCTGGGGAGCTCCCATGATCTCCCTCACGGGTCCGCACCCGCGCACCCTGGAGATCTTCACGCGCACCTTCACGCCCACGATCGACGGGGATCCTCTCGCGATGCTCGCCGATCAGCGGGCCGGGGGCGGCGACGAGGAGCTCTGGACCTTCCGGCGGATCCTCGCCAAGGGACTCTTCGAGCCCGGAGCGTTCGACAGCGACATCGTCCTGGTCAACTGGCCGATGATCGACTACCTCGACGGGACACTGACCGGCCCGGACGCGGAAGCTCACCGACAGGCCGCGAAACGGCAGTCGCTCGCGATGTTCTACTGGCTGCAGACCGAGGCCCCGCGCCCGGACGGTGGTCGAGGATGGCCCGGACTGCGTCTGCGGGGAGATGTGACGGGCACGTCGGACGGTTTCGCCCAGGCCCCCTACATCCGGGAGTCGAGGCGCATCCTGGCCGAGTACACCGTCGTCGAACAGGACCTGTCCATCGAACTGCGCGGCCACGCCGGGCCCGCGCAGTACCCGGACACGGTCGGTGTCGGCATGTACCGCATCGACCTGCACCCCACGACAGGCGGCGACAACTATCTCGACGTCGCCTCCGTTCCCTACGAGATCCCGCTCGGGGCCATGATCCCCGTGCGAGTGGACAACCTGCTACCCGCGGGCAAGAACCTCGGCACCACGCACATCACCAATGGCGCTTTCCGCCTGCACCCCGTGGAGTGGAACGTCGGCGAAGTGGCGGGCACGCTCGCCGCATTCTGCCTCGAGCGCTCGGTCTCCCCGCGCGAAGTTCGCGCGCAGAGCGACCTCCTCTCCACCTTCCAGAACCGCCTGACCCAGCAGGGCGTCGAACTGCACTGGCCCGACGTCACGGGCTACTAAGGAGCATTCACATGAAATCAGCAAAGATGCTGAGCGCTGCGGCCGTGGTCGCCGCGGCCTCACTCGCCCTCAGCGGCTGCAGCGGTTCCGGCCCCAGCGCCGATGAGCCGGTCGCACTCCGCATGACCGTCTGGACCTCCAACGAGGCACAGCTCGCGCTCTTCGACGAGATCGCGGACGCCTACATCGCCGATCACCCCGAGGTGTCGAGCATCACGTTCGACCCGCTCGACTTCGACAGCTACACGACGACGCTGACCACACAGTTGGCCGGCGGAAACCCGCCGGACATGGCGTGGCTGCTCGAGAACGCCGCTCCTGACTTCGTCTCCTCCGGAGCACTGGTCCCTCTGAACGACACGCTGTCCTCGACCGAGGGCTACGAGCTCGACGACCTGTCCGAACCCGCGACCCAGCTCTGGCGCACCGAGGACGGCGACCTCGCCGCCTATCCGTTCTCGACGTCGCCGTTCGTCGTGTTCGCGAACGACGATCTCCTCGCCGCGGCGGGACAGCCCACGGCCGCGGAGCTCCAGGCATCCGGTCAGTGGAACTGGAACACCCTGTCGGACGTCGGCTCGAAGGTGAACGCCGCGACGGGGAAGGCCGGCTTCGTCGTCCGTGACTTCGAGTACACGCAGTGGGACTACCTGTCCACGGTGTGGAACGGGTGGGGAGCGGCGCCGTGGTCCGCGGACGGCAAGACCTGCACCTTCGATGCGCCCGAGATGGTCGACGCCTTCACGTTCCTGCACGATGCGGCTTTCGCGAAGAAGGCGATGCCGGGGCCGGGCTCGACCGCCGACTTCTTCGCCGGAGACGCGGCGTTCACGGTGACTCAGATCTCTCGCGCGTCTCTCCTCAAGGAATCCGGGATCACCTCGTGGGAGCTGCTTCCCCTTCCCTCCGGACCGGACGGCGAGTACTCGGTGATCGGTCAAGCGGGGCTGGGGGCGCTGGCCCAGGGCAAACACCCGGAGCAGGCCGCCGACTTCATCGCCTTCTTCACCAACCCGGAGAACTCGGCCAAGCTCGCGACCTACTTCCCGCCGGCGCGCACGTCGCAGCTGACGGCGTCGACGCTCAGCGCGGCCAACCCCGTGCTGTCCGAAGCCCAGCTCGCTGACGTCGTCGTCCCGGCGATCACCTCCGGCACCGTGCGGCCTTCTCACACCGGCGCCGCCGAGATCCAGCAGGAGGTGCGCTCGGGACTCGACGGCCTGTGGGTCGCCGACGCCGACATCGCCGGCACCTTGACCGGAGTCTGCGACACCATCGGCCCCCTCCTCGAGCAATGAGCGGAGTCCTCGACGAGGCCCCCGTCGTCCTGGCCGCCGGCGCGTCACCGCGCGCCGGGGCCGGGCGCCCGGCGGAGAAGCGGCGTCGGCGCCGCCTGTCCCGCGGCGACACGCTGATCGGCTACCTGTTCGTCGCTCCCCAGGTCATCGGCATTCTGGCCTTCGTGATCCTGCCCTTGGCGCTGATCCTCTATTACAACTTCCACGAGTGGAACGTGCTCGCGAACACGTTCCGGTTCGTCGGCACCGAGAATGTCGAGCGGCTCTTCTCCGACCCGAAGGTCGCACCGGTCCTCGGAGCGACGGCGGTGTTCAGCATCGGTCTGGTGATCGGAAACCTCGGCCTCGCTCTCCTTCTCGCGGTGCTGCTCAATCGCAAGGTTCGCGGGATCACGTTCTTCAGGACCCTGTTCTTCTCACCCGTCGTCGTCTCGCTGGTCGCGTGGACGATCGTGTGGGGGTTTTTGCTCCAAGACGACGGTGGTATCAACGGCCTGCTCGCCATGGTCGGCGTCGACGGGCCGAACTGGCTGCGCGAAGGGCCCACGGCGATGCTCAGCGTGATCGTCGTCCAGGTCTTCAAGAACGTCGGCCTGAACATGATCCTCTTCCTGTCGGCGCTGCAGGGCGTCCCCAGAGAGGTGACCGAGGCGGCATCCATCGACGGTGCCGGCAAGGCCGCGATCTTCGGACGCATCACGCTCCCGCTGATCTCTCCCACGATCCTCCTGACGACCATCATCACCATCGTCGGGTCGCTCCAGGTGTTCGCCCAGATCGCCGTGCTGACGCAGGGCGGGCCGGGGATCTCCACGACCGTGCTCGTGTACTACCTCTTCCAGCAGGCGTTCGAGTTCCACCGGTTCGGCTACGGTTCGACCCTCGCGCTCGTCCTGTTCGTCATCGTCCTGCTCCTGACCATCGTGCAGTGGCAGCTCCGCAAGAGATGGGTCTTCTATGAGAACTGAGCGGCGACCCGCCCTGCGGGTCCTCTTCTCCATCGGGATGTCGCTCTTGGCGATTCCGTTCGTCTTCCCGACCTGGTGGATGATCACCTCGTCGTTCAAGCCGATCGGCGAGATCTTCGCCTTCCCGCCGACCCTGTGGCCCCAGAATCCGACGATTCAGCCGTACATCGACGCCCTCACCGAACAGCCGTTCCTGCTGCAGTACTGGAACAGCATGTACATCGCGGTCGTGGTGACGGTGGCGACGATGGTGTTCTCCGCGATGGCCGGCTATGCCTTCGCGCGGATCAGATTCCCCGGGGTGAACTTTCTGTTCGTCATCGTTCTCGTCGGACTCCTCGTGCCGTCCGAGGTGACGATCGTGCCGTTGTTCCAGATGTTCAATCAGCTCGGGTTGGTCAACACACATTGGCCGCTGCTGTTGGTGTCGACCTTCGGCGCACCGAGTGTTCTGGCGACCTTCATCATGCGGCAGTTCTTCGTGACGCTGCCGGTCGAACTGGAGGAGGCCGCCCGACTCGACGGACTGCACCGGGCGGCGATCTGGTGGCGGATCGCGATGCCGCTCGCCAAGGCGTCGCTGGGAGCGGTGGCGATCTTCACCTTCCTGCACACGTGGAACCTGTATCTGGAGCCGACGGTCTACCTGCAGAGTCCCGACCTGTTCACCCTGCCCCAAGCGCTCACCCGCTACACGGACGCGTACGGCGGCCAGATGTGGAACGTCCAGCTGGCGGCGGCGACCATGACGGCGGTACCGGTGCTGATCGTGTTCATCTTCGCGCAGCGCCAGTTCGTCGAGGGCCTCGCCCAGACGGGCTTGAAGGGCTGACCGGCGCAGGCGAGCCGGACACCGCGGGGCCCATTCGCCGCGTTCGGCTCGCCTCTCGGCGCAAACTCCGCCCGGAGGCTCCGACAGGCTCTCCGCCGGGTTCGAGACAACGGTTCTCCGAGCCTGTCCACATGACTGAAACACGCACGACCCCCAACCGAATACTCGCGATGAAAAGGACAACGATGTTCACCCATTCGATGAGACGAGTGACGACGGCGACCGTCGCGCTCGCGATGATCACAGGAGCGCTTGTG includes these proteins:
- a CDS encoding LacI family DNA-binding transcriptional regulator, encoding MSRTESRRVTQRQIAQLAGVSQATVSLVLNNRTGGDIRIPDETRERVLRVIEETKYVADPSARRLAGVDNRILGVFTYEPAFPTRSLDFYTPLLNGIEAGAEELGSDLLLFTSTPVVDGRRRLFHERNRLRLADGVLLLGVEMDPNELARLVIEGFRVVAVGRRDTPAIPYVGIDYTAATAEVVGRALAMGHRRVLYLRLDSDGESVRDRYQGVLDAAAGADVVLADRLSDGSDLAADWREITTFEPTLVIAESPEVAQSLHDRALHEGYEVPRDLSIIALGSSPRVSPDDVSFTRLNPPRTELGQRAVHLLARLLSDDDYPSADELRTLLPCPIIDGATLSAPAQEARP
- a CDS encoding FAD-dependent oxidoreductase; translation: MSELHTEVLVVGGGMGGVAAALAAARHGRQVVLTEEYEWLGGQLTSQAVPPDEHTWIEQFGATASYRELRDGIRNHYRQWYPLTAAARKEVALNPGAGLVSRICAEPRAGVAVIEGLLAPHVSAGRLRILRGVRPTAASRQGDRIDAVEVTAEDGTRTRITADYVLDATELGDLLPLAEVEHVTGFESRAQTGEPSAPEEAQPENQQAFSWCFIIDHVEGDHTIDKPDDYDDWRARQPEFWGAPMISLTGPHPRTLEIFTRTFTPTIDGDPLAMLADQRAGGGDEELWTFRRILAKGLFEPGAFDSDIVLVNWPMIDYLDGTLTGPDAEAHRQAAKRQSLAMFYWLQTEAPRPDGGRGWPGLRLRGDVTGTSDGFAQAPYIRESRRILAEYTVVEQDLSIELRGHAGPAQYPDTVGVGMYRIDLHPTTGGDNYLDVASVPYEIPLGAMIPVRVDNLLPAGKNLGTTHITNGAFRLHPVEWNVGEVAGTLAAFCLERSVSPREVRAQSDLLSTFQNRLTQQGVELHWPDVTGY
- a CDS encoding sugar ABC transporter substrate-binding protein gives rise to the protein MKSAKMLSAAAVVAAASLALSGCSGSGPSADEPVALRMTVWTSNEAQLALFDEIADAYIADHPEVSSITFDPLDFDSYTTTLTTQLAGGNPPDMAWLLENAAPDFVSSGALVPLNDTLSSTEGYELDDLSEPATQLWRTEDGDLAAYPFSTSPFVVFANDDLLAAAGQPTAAELQASGQWNWNTLSDVGSKVNAATGKAGFVVRDFEYTQWDYLSTVWNGWGAAPWSADGKTCTFDAPEMVDAFTFLHDAAFAKKAMPGPGSTADFFAGDAAFTVTQISRASLLKESGITSWELLPLPSGPDGEYSVIGQAGLGALAQGKHPEQAADFIAFFTNPENSAKLATYFPPARTSQLTASTLSAANPVLSEAQLADVVVPAITSGTVRPSHTGAAEIQQEVRSGLDGLWVADADIAGTLTGVCDTIGPLLEQ
- a CDS encoding sugar ABC transporter permease, which codes for MSGVLDEAPVVLAAGASPRAGAGRPAEKRRRRRLSRGDTLIGYLFVAPQVIGILAFVILPLALILYYNFHEWNVLANTFRFVGTENVERLFSDPKVAPVLGATAVFSIGLVIGNLGLALLLAVLLNRKVRGITFFRTLFFSPVVVSLVAWTIVWGFLLQDDGGINGLLAMVGVDGPNWLREGPTAMLSVIVVQVFKNVGLNMILFLSALQGVPREVTEAASIDGAGKAAIFGRITLPLISPTILLTTIITIVGSLQVFAQIAVLTQGGPGISTTVLVYYLFQQAFEFHRFGYGSTLALVLFVIVLLLTIVQWQLRKRWVFYEN
- a CDS encoding carbohydrate ABC transporter permease — its product is MRTERRPALRVLFSIGMSLLAIPFVFPTWWMITSSFKPIGEIFAFPPTLWPQNPTIQPYIDALTEQPFLLQYWNSMYIAVVVTVATMVFSAMAGYAFARIRFPGVNFLFVIVLVGLLVPSEVTIVPLFQMFNQLGLVNTHWPLLLVSTFGAPSVLATFIMRQFFVTLPVELEEAARLDGLHRAAIWWRIAMPLAKASLGAVAIFTFLHTWNLYLEPTVYLQSPDLFTLPQALTRYTDAYGGQMWNVQLAAATMTAVPVLIVFIFAQRQFVEGLAQTGLKG